The Yamadazyma tenuis chromosome 2, complete sequence sequence GGAAACTGTTGAGAGCAGATATCTACAAGATCAACTCCAAGCATGGAGTCCATAAGGTTTTATTGGCATTTAAAGGGGACGTTAATAGTATAGTGTGCTTGGATATGATTATGCAACTTGTTTTGGAGCAAATAAACAACCATGGAAAGACCGGgttccaacttcttgtgtTGAATATCGATGAAAGAAATGGTATAGAGGAAAAGCTTCAACAGGTTAGGTCATTTTATGAGCAGAAAGGAACAATAATAAACTACAAGACGGTTCAAGTCAACTCTTATTTAACAGGGAAAAGCCTAAAGCGAATTGGAATCGAtaagaagttcaatatATTGGTGAAAGATGAAAGTAGCCATTCCAtggaagatatcatcaatcTTATTCCCAACAAGTCAGCTGTGGAGGACTTCAAAGAAGTCATTTATGATCAGATACTATTAAAACAAGCAGAGATAGAAGGTTGTGGAACCATCCTCTACTGTAATTCcatgaacaagttgtcttcatcgattttggccaatttaATTAAGGGAAGAGGTTCGAACATGAACTTCAAGGTCAACGATACAGAAAAACAAGGCATTTACATCAAGAACCCTTTGAGGGAACTATTTGATAGCGAAATCGACTATTACTCAGAGGTAAATGAAATTGGCCAATTAAAATTCCAGAACAATGCAGTTATTTCCAATATCAATCGGAACATGACCATAAAACAAATCACTTCACGGTATTTGAACCAAATAGAGGCTAATGGATATGCGTCTACGATTCCGACGGTTGTCAAGATTACCGAAAAACTTGTGGAAcccaccaagttcaaacccATAGGcaattgcaaaatttgTGATGAAGTTATTTACCAGAATCCCAAAACTTGgctcaacaaaatcacaCATAACGAATCAGCTCCATTGGTGGATGAGATTGAGAGAGATTATGCGGAGCAGTATCTTCAAGCATTCCCCCCGATTGAggatcaacttgatgtttcAAACTATACCATTTGCTACGGGTGTATGGTGAGTATGAATGGCACAGAGTCCATAGTGTGGCCTACGGAGAGACAAAGAGATCAAAAGgtccttgaagaatttaTAATTGATAGCGATGACGATGAGTAGGAATACCAATCATTGTATATACTTATATTAGCCCATGTACATTAAGCCATTTTGCACCCAAGATCGCgaacaaaaacaattcTAAATTGTATAACTATGTATTCTCCCagtttcaatatcaacagCTGTTATGAGTTATGGAGTGAGCAGAAATCGGAGTTCTACCAACTGCCACTAAACGCTTATCCAGCAGAATACCCTGGAATATCCAAATATCGGCAGATGAGCTCATTGTCATTAGCTACACAAATGAAGCTCAACAAGCTCAATTCTACCAAATACTATGGATACAATAGCCTTAAACCTATAGGGATCAACAAGACTATGGAGCAAATAGATCAtgaaaacaacttggtggtggagacCAACGTGACCAATACATTGGAAAACGATCTTGTGGAACAGAACCTTAATGTGGAGGTGGATTTGGATAACCAAGTACCTAATTTCGACAGTGATGGAGACAACAACGATGTCATTGATGCTCTAaacgatgaagatgaaggatTCATGGCGGAAGAGGTGGAATATCAAAACGACCACTCTTTGGGCACTAGTATAGTAGAACCGGTGAATACTGTTTCTCCCATCCGTATGCCACACGAGAGTTCCAGTCCCACCACCGGTACAATCAACACACCATTTCCCACGCTAGTGATGAGAGCAGAGCAAGACAATGAAGAGGATATGATACTAGACGACctgagttgaagaatgctGAATATGATATGACAATACAACAGAGTACTATATGAATATGCAATAACTCCCTATACCTTTTGTTTATCCACTGGTGCAAGTTTGATGTAATCGACTTTCGACGTCAGTAAATGAAAAGACGGGATCACCCATGAACCACAGCTACACCTAGAGCCTTTCCAACTATATCCTCCCAATTTACTTTGACATTTGACACAGTGAAATTTTCcttcaagctcttcttTAGGCAATTTCATCCACTTCAATGGATCTTTCAAGAAGTAATGGGAGCAGTCCGCCGAAGCCTCGAAACTTGAATGGATGTGATTGCCCATCTTCTTGTGGAACGTCGCATGCCGAGAAGATTCGTCAGGCTTAACGTGAGGCAATATCTGAGTTGATTTGGCAAGAATCTCCCGGCAGATTTTACACCTTAATACTCCGGAAGGTTCCTCCTCCTCTATCTGCTTTGAATCTGAATCGTTCTGAGTATGGAATTGGTTTAatgcttctttggaatcacctttgttgaactcaatcaaaaagtctCTGTAAGCATCACTGGTCAAGTCACCTTTGCAGGACTCAAACACCTCGATTTGTTTTAGAAATGACTCGTTGATGTTTATtttatcttcaagttttctttGTATAGCATATATGGCTTGTTTCATCGATAGCTTATAGAATTTAATCAAATAGCACACCACTACGGTGGGGGCTCGACTCAATCCTTCGTGACAGTGGATTAAAATGGCGCCTTTATGGGGAAATCTAGGGCTTATGGAGGCAGATCCGGTCGTGTTGTACAAgcagttgttgatgaaatcaaaggATTCGGGCAAAATTGCCAAAATGTTTGAggtcaaatcatcattgatgGGGAGCTGAAGGCGAGTATATGAATGTATAGCTTTTGGAAGGGGCCCCGGGACCACCGAAAGTACATGAGAGATTCGGTGTGCCTGGAGATCTGTGTCGGCAAGTCCTTCAAAGGATGACAAGTAGATGTTGCCGATGATTCTATAAATCATGTGTGATGTGTTTGCGATGAGGTGAATGCGACATTCACCAAAACTCGGCCAATTGGGGCGAGAAGGGTGAATATTGGAAAGGACCTATTTGGGGCATAGATACATGAAAAAAAAACGGATTTCGAGTCTAAAAGAGTGGAATAACAAGGGGGTATGACTTCAGAAGCAGAATCGGACAAACATaaaaaacaacaacaggGTTAAACACCTGAGGTAAGGCGGTACGAGATTTACGCAACAGCACCCCACACGCGCGTACACCACAATGCACCGCGTAGGCAGCACCACCGACGGCGCGGCCTCGGTTTGTGCGCTTACCGCTTCCCCGGCTATTAAGTTCCTCGGGTTTTCGACCCAGCTGTCCTCTGAAATATCCGAGCGCATCTTAAGGTCAAGGATGTCAAGTTCCGGATTACGTCATTTGCTATTGGTCAATTTTCTATCATCAACCACACTTCCTGAAAGGACATGAAGTTTAATAGAACCCCCATGGCCAGCTCAGTTTAATATCCTGCCAACCGAAACAAAAATGTTCGGTTTACCCTGGGCAAATAAAATAATTACGGTCAGATCTAACTCCGAAGCCATGCCGTAAATAAAATGTGGGCGATGGCACCATGCAATACGCCACCCGCACTGCTCGGTGGCATGGCGCGGTGGTGGTGCTAAGGTCCGTGCAGACCTGTGGACAGCTCGGCTGGAAGATCCGGAACTGGGATGGGATTGGCTACATATCAGATATCACTGTGGACGACCTATGTTATAGAGCAGGGAGACGACTATTGAAATAGAGCATCGGGGATACGGAATAATCATAAACACGATAATGTCTGACCCATTGTCATGTACAGTTATAAAGCCAAAAGCCAGAGTCGGAAAATCCTGTGATATTACAAGGTTATTAGCCAGTCACAATTGCATAGTAAAGTGgaaaaaaataaaaaaatATGGTTTGCAGAGTCCACTCCGAAATCTGGGGATGAAAATTTTCGGTGACTGGGATCCTCAGTTATACCGATAGATAAAAACCCCATCTTTTTTGGGGGGAACAGACAAGGGATGGGCCTCGGAATAATCTCCCAAGTATATATATTCCAGTCCGAGGCCGCCAGTTTTGAGGAGGTGCCCATTAATATAGTGTCAAAAGTTCCAGTTAGGGATCCTACTAAACAACCGGGGGCGGCACACGACCGCACTCTTGCTCCGATCTGTTAAAAATCTGATTGGCTTAAATGCCGTTTCCTTAAGCTACAGAAAATTTTATATAAATACGTGAGTTTTTCCCTACCAGGTACCCGATTTTTTTCTGTAATCATCACTAAATATGTCATTGGTTAACTCTATCAAGAAATCTACTAAGTTACAATCCGCCTTATTCAACAGTTTGAGAAGTTACTCGACTGCTGAGCCAACTTTAAAGCAAAGATTGGCTGAAATTTTGCCAGAAAAGgcagaagaagtcaagCAATTAAAGAAGGAATATGGTAAGACCGTCATTGGTGAAGTGTTGTTGGAACAGGCTTATGGTGGTATGAGAGGTATCAAGGGTTTGGTCTGGGAAGGTTCCGTTTTGGACCCAATTGAAGGAATTAGATTCAGAGGTAGAACCATTCCTGATATCCAAAGTGAGTTACCAAAGGCTCCAGGTGGAAATGAACCTTTACCAGAAGCTttgttctggttgttgCTTACCGGTGAAGTTCCAACTGTCGAACAAACCAAGAAATTCTCCGAAGAATTGGCTGCTAGATCCGCTTTGCCAAAGCAcgttgaagaattgatcGACAGATCTCCTTCTAACTTGCACCCAATGGCCCAATTCTCCATTGCTGTCACCGCTTTAGAATCGGAATCCC is a genomic window containing:
- the CTU2 gene encoding Cytoplasmic tRNA 2-thiolation protein 2 (EggNog:ENOG503P096; COG:J), whose product is MSMRGRLRKSLRADIYKINSKHGVHKVLLAFKGDVNSIVCLDMIMQLVLEQINNHGKTGFQLLVLNIDERNGIEEKLQQVRSFYEQKGTIINYKTVQVNSYLTGKSLKRIGIDKKFNILVKDESSHSMEDIINLIPNKSAVEDFKEVIYDQILLKQAEIEGCGTILYCNSMNKLSSSILANLIKGRGSNMNFKVNDTEKQGIYIKNPLRELFDSEIDYYSEVNEIGQLKFQNNAVISNINRNMTIKQITSRYLNQIEANGYASTIPTVVKITEKLVEPTKFKPIGNCKICDEVIYQNPKTWLNKITHNESAPLVDEIERDYAEQYLQAFPPIEDQLDVSNYTICYGCMVSMNGTESIVWPTERQRDQKVLEEFIIDSDDDE
- a CDS encoding uncharacterized protein (EggNog:ENOG503PVES; COG:S), with the translated sequence MKLNKLNSTKYYGYNSLKPIGINKTMEQIDHENNLVVETNVTNTLENDLVEQNLNVEVDLDNQVPNFDSDGDNNDVIDALNDEDEGFMAEEVEYQNDHSLGTSIVEPVNTVSPIRMPHESSSPTTGTINTPFPTLVMRAEQDNEEDMILDDSS
- the YVH1 gene encoding tyrosine protein phosphatase yvh1 (EggNog:ENOG503NVXN; COG:V) gives rise to the protein MIYRIIGNIYLSSFEGLADTDLQAHRISHVLSVVPGPLPKAIHSYTRLQLPINDDLTSNILAILPESFDFINNCLYNTTGSASISPRFPHKGAILIHCHEGLSRAPTVVVCYLIKFYKLSMKQAIYAIQRKLEDKININESFLKQIEVFESCKGDLTSDAYRDFLIEFNKGDSKEALNQFHTQNDSDSKQIEEEEPSGVLRCKICREILAKSTQILPHVKPDESSRHATFHKKMGNHIHSSFEASADCSHYFLKDPLKWMKLPKEELEGKFHCVKCQSKLGGYSWKGSRCSCGSWVIPSFHLSTSKVDYIKLAPVDKQKV